The genomic window AGACGTCCTCGCTTATGCCCGTTGGCAAAGCGCAGGCGCGGATGACCATTTGGTGGCTGGGAAAACAAAGCAGAAAAGGGCCAGGACGTGAGTAACGGGCGAGCCTGTAGGCAGGTTGCCGCGTCCGGCTCGGCCTGTGCCAGCACCGTTCCCATGGGATCCAGGATCAGGCTGTTACCGCTATAGTGGTGCCGATTGCCATCGTCGCCAACGCGATTGCAGCCGGCGACATAAGCCTGATTTTTGATGGCGCGCGCCGCTGGCCAATTAGCGACGTACAGCGCCAGATCGTAGTCCTGCCGATTGCGCGACCACAGCGGAAAGCGCAGGTCATAACAGACCAGCGGCAATATCCGCCAGCCTACCACCACCCGTTCCTGGCCGGCCTGATAATGGTGATGCTCGTAGGCCATTCTGAACAGATGACGCTTATCATAGCGGTGCGTCACGCCGTTGGGCTGCACCAACAAGAAACGGTTGACCGCCCCCGCGGGCGTGGCGATGGCCGCGCTGCCACCTACCATTGCGCCAGGGCGCTGGGCCCAATCCCCAAGCCATGCCACTACCCGCTGCTCGGGCAGGGCGTTGCCTGCCGCTTCCATGGAGAAACCGGTAGTAAATATTTCCGGCAGGAGAATCAGATCTTGATCAATGAGCGGCGCCAGCAGGCGGTCAAAGTGTGCCAGATTTGCCTCGCCGTCCATCCACACCAGCGGCGGCTGCAACAGGCTAAGCGCTAAAGTCGACATAAGCGCTCCGCGGCGGCGTCCAGCGTCTGATCGCCTTTAGCGAAGCACAGGCGGATTAGTTTATGTGGGAAGGGGTCGGCGCAGAACACCGATAGCGGCTACGCCGACATGGGTGGTGAGCCACTCACAAAAGCTAACGTCGTCTTTATCGGAGAGGGCGCTGTAATCCGCCAGCAGAAAATAGGTGCCTTCACAAGGCAGCAGTTTCAACCGGCTGGGCGCCAGCGCCTGCATGAGGTGGTCGCGCCGCTGGTGATAGAACGCCGGCAGCTACTGCCAGTGCGCCGGCTCCTGGAGTAACATATCGGCGAGGGCCAGCTGTGCCGGCGTGTTGACCGCGAAGGTCAGATATTGGTGTATTTTGCGTACTTCGACGCTTAAGGCCGCCGGAGCTACGCAATAACCGACTTTCCAGCCGGTCATATGTATGTCTTGCCGAAGGAGGAAACGGCAATGGCACGTTGGCACAGTCCGTCATGGGCGAGCACGCTTTGATGGCCGCCATCGGCAAAACAGATATGTTCATACACTTCATCGCTCAAGACATAGATTTCCCGATCGGCGATGGCCTCGTGCAGTGGCGTGACGCCGGTCATCGGGGCATATTGATTGGCGCCCTGGCTTACATGCCAGGCCAGCCGGGATTTCAAATAGTCGGGACCGTCGAAATCGGGAAAGTCCCTGAGACAGGTTAATCGCCTGGTGGCGTTGCGCTAGCGCACTTATCCGGGTAAAGATGGTGGTGCCCAGCGCCGGAAGTTTACTTTGCGGTACAAGCGGGGTACTCATGGCTAATATGACTCCTGATAGCCGGGTTTTCAGCCAATATAACATGCTGGCTATATTTGACAATCAAGACGTGTAGACGGCTAAATGACGATCAAGGGCATCAGCCGCCCGGTGATCCTGGATGCGGTGCTGAATAAGCAGGGCGAGCATCCCATGGCTAAAAAAGCCACCGTGGGTTTCAATGCCACCACGACCATCAAACGTTCTGAGTTTAAAATGGGGCAGTTCGTGCCCAACGTGAGCGATGACGTCACCATCAGCATTTCGACAAAAGCGCTGGCAAAATAATTACCCGCGCGCGGCCACGCCGGCGTGACACTGCTGCTGCCGGGGTGATCCTTCCGCCTGTCCGATGCGATCTCCACTGCCCTGCCTCCTCGTGACGCGGGACATTTTTTTCTCAGCTCCGGGCATCGCAGGCAGCGGAAAAACGTGCAACCCAATCCAGGCCGCGGCAAAGGGCGAAAATGGCGCGGCAGGCTAGGTTGCTGCCTTGGCGCTGCTTGCGACAACGGTGACTGCCGCCGCGCCGGCGCTGAATCCGGCAGCCGCAGCTGTTGTTGCTCTGGCACGGAATGCGCCAACCTATGGCTCGCTCTTGTCGCATTGTGCGCCGCGGCCATGTCCTCTCGATACCATTATGCAATACTATTATCAATAGATTTATTATCTGCCCATTTTATGAGATAGCGCAAACCGTCCGTCGGACCGGCGCTTCTCGCGGTACGGGCATTCCGGTAAACTGCTGCCGGAAAATATCTTTTATCGCCAGCCTTGATTGAGGGACGACCCCATGTATCAGGATTTGATTCGCAACGAACTTAACAAAGCCCTGCAAACGCTGCAAAATTTCCTCAGCGATGAGCGCCATATTCAGTCTATTGAAGACGCGGCCAAACTTATCGCCGATACCTTCAAAGCCGGCGGGAAGGTGCTCTCCTGCGGTAACGGCGGCTCACATTGCGACGCGATGCATTTCGCCGAAGAATTGACCGGCCGCTATCGCGAGAATCGCCCGGGCTATCCCGCTATCGCCATCTCCGATCCCAGCCACCTGTCCTGTGTGAGCAATGATTTCGGCTATGAGCAGGTCTTTTCACGCTACGTAGAAGCGGTGGGCAACAAGGGCGATGTGCTGGTCGGCATCTCGACCTCCGGCAACTCGGCGAACATTATCCGCGCTATTGATGCCGCGCGCGCCAAAGGCATGCGGGTGATCGTCCTCACCGGCAAAGAGGGCGGCAAAATGGCCGGCAGCGCGGATGTAGAAATTCGCGTGCCGCATTTCGGCTATGCCGACCGCATTCAGGAAATCCATATCAAGGCTATCCATATCTTGATACTGCTTATCGAGAAAGAAATGGTGGCGCAGGGATAACCCCTGTTCGGCAGGGGAGCGACAGGAGAGGGGCATGTGTGAATTGCTCGGCATGAGCGCCAATGTACCAACGGATATCTGTTTCAGTTTTTCCGGCCTGGCGCAGCGCGGCGGTGGAACCGGACCGCACAAAGATGGCTGGGGAATCACCTTCTACGAAGGACTGGGCTGCCGCACGTTCAAGGATCCGCTGCCCAGCATCGACTCGCCCATCGCCCGGTTGGTGCAGGACTATCCGATCAAATCCTGCGCGGTGGTCTCACACATTCGTCAGGCCAATCGCGGTAGAGTGGCGCTGGAAAACACCCATCCTTTCACTCGCGAACTTTGGGGACGCCACTGGACCTTCGCTCATAACGGCCAATTGCGTGGCTACCGGACGCTGCAAACCGGCAATTTCCGCCCGGTGGGGCAGACGGACAGCGAGCAGGCGTTTTGTTGGTTGCTGGCGCGCCTGGCGGAACGCTACCCGCACACGCCGCGCCATTGGCCGTCGGTATTCCGCTATATCGCCGGTTTAGCGAACACGCTGCGGCAAAAAGGGATTTTCAATATGTTGCTGTCCGACGGCTGCTACGTTATGGGCTATTGTTCCAGTCATCTGTATTGGATTACCCGGTGCGCGCCCTTTGGTAAAGCCACGTTGCTCGATCAGGATGTGGAAATCGATTTTCAAAAGCAGACCACGCCCAATGACGTGGTCACGGTGATAGCCACCCAGCCGCTGACCGGCAATGAAACCTGGCAGCGGGTGGCACCGGGGGAATGGGTCTTATTCCGGCTTGGCGAGCGCGAATTGTGAGACGGCCGGTGCGCCGCTTTGCAACATCAGCGGCGCGCTTATCACATACTGACCATTTACCACCGATACTGCCGTCGGTTGATGGTGTTAGGCGAAATAGGCGTAACCGGGCGCAAGCTGGCTCCAGAATTTGTAATTAACTGAATAATGATGGCGCTGCATATTTGCCGGCGTCATGCGAAACGGAAATATATTAATATTTACCTGCGCCTGACCATTAAGCAAAGCATCTTCCACATAGCGATAAATCTCCGCAATCGAAGAATCCGTCATGGCATAGCAGCCGATAGAGCGGCAATCGCCGTGAATCATCAGCTTGGCGCCTGAATAGCCCTGCTCCCGGTCATAGTCATTGGGGAAACCGATATTAATGGAGCGATAATAATGACTGTTCGGATTCAGATTGCGCGTGTCAATGGCGTAAAAACCCTCCGGACTCATGAAATCGCCTTCACGCCGTTTCGGGCCCAGTCCGCCGGAGAACTTGCAAATTTGAAAGCTGTCCACCAAATGGTATGCATTACCCATCTTGGCATACAGTTCCAAAATGCGTTCTTCTTTAAAGACTTGAATAAATACCGGTGAGCCTAATAGTTGTTGCTTAAGTTCCTGGCCGACTTTTGCCTGTAAGCATCGCCAACAGCAGCGCGAATCTGCGCATTGTCATTCCTGTTTCATCAAATAAATGAGCAGCCGGCCACGAACGTTACCGGCGGGACTGTCAACTGCCCGTGGGCAATCAGCGACAAGATATTACTGCTATTATTTTATCAAGATACATTTTGTATAGATGAGAATCCTTACTGTATACTTGTACAAGTCAAGGGGGCCGGATGCGTAAAATCATACATGTCGATATGGATTGCTTTTTTGCCGCGGTCGAAATGCGCTACAATCCGCACCTGCGCCACATCCCGTTGGCGATAGGCGGCAGCGCCGACCGCCGCGGCGTTTATCAGCACCGCCAACTATCCGGCACGACGCTTTGGTGTGCACAGCGCCATGTCCACCGCCATGGCATTAAAATTCTGCCCCGATCTCACGGTGATCCCCGGTCGTATGGCGGTGTATAAAGAGGCGTCTGAGCATATCCGTTCCATCTTCGCCCGTTATACGGCGCTGATTGAGCCGCTGCCGCTGTATGAGGCGTTTATGGACGTCACCGACAGCGATTGCTGCAACGGCTCTGCCACACTGGTGGCGCGCTCCATACGCCAGGAGATTGCCGATGAACTGCGGTTGAAGGCTTCCGCAGGCGTGGCGCCGGTTAAGTTTTTAGCGAAAATCGCCTCCGATCTCAATAAGCCCAACGGCCAATATGTCATTACCTCCGCCGTTATGCCGGCGTTCTTATTACAGTTGCCGCTGGCGAAGATCCGGGGGTCGGTAAGGTGACGGCCAAAAAACTCAGCGATATGGGGCTTGTCACCTGCGCGGACGTGCAGCAATTTGACCTGGCGACGCTATTGCGCCAGTTTGGCAAATTCGGCCGTATCATTTGGGAACGCTCGCAGAGTATTGATGAGAGACAGGTTTCCGCCGATAGGCTGCGCAAGTCGGTGGGGTTCGAACGTACCCTGGCGCAAGATATCACCCGCTGGAAGCGTGCGAGGAGATTATCGACCATCTTTCCCCCGAGCTGGAACGGCGTCTAGCCCGCGTGCGTCCCGATCTGCAGATGGCCCGTCAGGGTATCAAACTCAAATTCGCCGATTTTCAG from Sodalis glossinidius str. 'morsitans' includes these protein-coding regions:
- the lpcA gene encoding D-sedoheptulose 7-phosphate isomerase, with amino-acid sequence MYQDLIRNELNKALQTLQNFLSDERHIQSIEDAAKLIADTFKAGGKVLSCGNGGSHCDAMHFAEELTGRYRENRPGYPAIAISDPSHLSCVSNDFGYEQVFSRYVEAVGNKGDVLVGISTSGNSANIIRAIDAARAKGMRVIVLTGKEGGKMAGSADVEIRVPHFGYADRIQEIHIKAIHILILLIEKEMVAQG
- a CDS encoding class II glutamine amidotransferase, with the protein product MCELLGMSANVPTDICFSFSGLAQRGGGTGPHKDGWGITFYEGLGCRTFKDPLPSIDSPIARLVQDYPIKSCAVVSHIRQANRGRVALENTHPFTRELWGRHWTFAHNGQLRGYRTLQTGNFRPVGQTDSEQAFCWLLARLAERYPHTPRHWPSVFRYIAGLANTLRQKGIFNMLLSDGCYVMGYCSSHLYWITRCAPFGKATLLDQDVEIDFQKQTTPNDVVTVIATQPLTGNETWQRVAPGEWVLFRLGEREL